In Rhipicephalus microplus isolate Deutch F79 chromosome 7, USDA_Rmic, whole genome shotgun sequence, one genomic interval encodes:
- the LOC142767898 gene encoding uncharacterized protein LOC142767898 has product MIKRFHRQFKGVIMCHPHSTWLEALPAVALGLRAMFKPDIQATPTELVYGEPLRLPGELLSAPTSDVTSSDPADFVARLHRTMGALRASPAARHTKPTPFVFKDLDTCSHAFLRDDTVVRLSSRLTRDLTKSSVVTTKHSPCK; this is encoded by the coding sequence ATGATTAAACGGTTTCACCGGCAGTTCAAGGGAGTCATCATGTGCCACCCTCACTCAACCTGGCTCGAAGCTCTCCCCGCCGTCGCTCTCGGTCTGCGCGCAATGTTCAAGCCAGACATTCAAGCCACGCCCACGGAACTCGTCTACGGGGAGCCGCTTCGCCTACCTGGTGAACTCCTCTCCGCTCCGACCTCTGATGTAACCAGCTCGGACCCTGCAGACTTCGTCGCTCGACTCCATCGCACAATGGGCGCGCTGCGCGCCTCTCCAGCGGCTCGTCACACCAAGCCGACCCCGTTCGTGTTTAAGGACCTGGACACATGCTCGCATGCCTTCCTCCGTGACGACACCGTAGTGCGCCTTTCCAGCCGCCTTACTCGGGACCTTACAAAGTCATCTGTCGTGACGACAAAGCATTCACCCTGCAAATAA